In the Lascolabacillus massiliensis genome, one interval contains:
- a CDS encoding 4Fe-4S dicluster domain-containing protein, which translates to MAKFIGYVVVDKDHCKGCDLCVVSCPTDVLELEPREVNDRGYHYVYMKNPDDCIGCANCGYVCPDACLTVYKKKVG; encoded by the coding sequence ATGGCAAAATTCATTGGTTATGTTGTGGTAGATAAAGATCACTGTAAAGGGTGTGATCTTTGTGTTGTATCATGTCCTACTGACGTTCTTGAACTTGAACCACGCGAAGTTAACGATCGCGGGTATCACTATGTGTATATGAAAAATCCCGATGATTGTATTGGATGTGCAAATTGCGGATATGTTTGTCCGGATGCATGTCTTACAGTTTACAAGAAAAAAGTGGGCTAA
- a CDS encoding KdsC family phosphatase, with protein MSAINYDLTKIKSFIFDIDGVLSKQTINLSADGEPLRTANIHDGYALNLAVKLGYGVAIITGGNSDSVKVRYESLGIKDIYMKSGIKMNDFLDYINRTGYKPEEIIYVGDDIPDYKVMKAVGLPIASNDAAHEIKAIAKYISPKKGGEGVARDVIEQVLKVQGHWMSETAFGW; from the coding sequence ATGAGCGCAATAAACTACGATCTGACAAAGATTAAATCATTTATTTTTGATATTGATGGTGTATTATCAAAACAGACAATCAATCTTTCAGCGGATGGTGAGCCACTACGTACAGCTAATATACACGACGGTTATGCATTAAACCTTGCTGTTAAACTTGGATATGGCGTGGCAATAATTACCGGAGGAAATTCAGACTCAGTAAAAGTACGTTATGAATCACTTGGTATTAAGGATATATATATGAAGTCAGGAATTAAAATGAATGATTTTCTTGACTATATAAATAGAACCGGATATAAACCAGAAGAGATAATTTATGTGGGTGATGATATACCCGATTATAAAGTAATGAAAGCTGTTGGTCTGCCCATTGCATCAAACGATGCAGCTCATGAAATAAAAGCTATCGCAAAATATATCTCTCCAAAAAAAGGGGGGGAAGGGGTTGCCCGTGATGTAATTGAGCAGGTTCTGAAAGTTCAGGGACATTGGATGAGCGAGACAGCTTTTGGTTGGTAA
- a CDS encoding Rossmann-like and DUF2520 domain-containing protein, with translation MRIVFLGSGNVATHLSFALKKTGNDIIQVYSKTLENAELLASKVDADPIDDIKLINTNADLYIYSVKDDILPEIVEHMPETTGIWAHTAGSMPMYLFSAKRREGYGVVYPLQTFSKSREADFSNIPFFIEGDNPKTEHILVETAKSISGSVRLLDSEKRRYLHLAAVFANNFSNHMFTLASEILDQEGVSAEVLKPLISETVAKVMVMEPKKAQTGPAVRYDEKVIQKHLDLIQDNDTKKIYELISKSINKHSK, from the coding sequence ATGAGAATAGTATTTTTAGGATCGGGAAATGTTGCAACGCATCTGTCGTTTGCACTTAAGAAAACCGGAAACGATATTATTCAGGTTTACAGTAAAACTCTGGAAAATGCTGAGTTACTTGCCTCAAAGGTAGATGCTGATCCAATAGACGATATTAAGTTGATAAACACCAATGCAGACCTGTACATTTATTCAGTAAAGGATGATATACTACCTGAGATTGTGGAGCATATGCCTGAAACCACTGGAATATGGGCTCACACCGCCGGGAGTATGCCGATGTATCTCTTTTCAGCTAAACGAAGAGAGGGATATGGAGTAGTTTATCCATTGCAGACATTCAGTAAGAGCAGAGAGGCAGACTTCAGTAATATTCCTTTTTTTATTGAAGGAGACAACCCTAAAACAGAGCATATTCTAGTGGAAACTGCTAAATCGATTTCCGGTAGTGTAAGACTGCTTGATAGTGAGAAAAGAAGATACCTTCATCTGGCAGCAGTATTTGCAAATAATTTCAGTAATCATATGTTTACGCTGGCATCAGAGATATTAGATCAGGAAGGAGTCTCTGCTGAAGTATTAAAACCATTAATAAGTGAAACTGTGGCCAAGGTAATGGTTATGGAGCCTAAAAAGGCACAAACCGGACCTGCCGTAAGATATGATGAAAAGGTTATTCAAAAACATCTGGATCTGATACAAGACAACGACACGAAAAAAATATATGAATTAATAAGCAAAAGCATAAATAAACATTCTAAATGA
- a CDS encoding gliding motility lipoprotein GldH — protein sequence MQETIIRKITDRQVIKRNKILFLLVGTLFITHTSCSDGEVYFRYHHIERGKWYSDSALTFTMDSIGFNPAARHDLSIELTTADIYHYKDIWMQVEHNLIDTIYRCDTLHFRLTDDYGKWLGSGTGGLHQISLPYKSDIPLDTSRLYILQIKQIMKDDPLIGVEKVGIKIIEKI from the coding sequence ATGCAGGAAACAATAATCAGAAAAATAACAGATCGTCAGGTGATAAAAAGGAATAAAATCCTCTTTCTATTAGTCGGTACGCTATTTATAACACATACGTCCTGTTCTGATGGAGAGGTTTATTTTAGATATCATCATATAGAGAGAGGGAAATGGTATAGTGATAGTGCGTTGACTTTCACTATGGATTCCATCGGCTTTAATCCTGCTGCCAGACATGATTTATCAATAGAGCTTACAACTGCTGATATCTATCATTATAAAGATATATGGATGCAGGTTGAGCATAACCTTATCGACACTATTTACAGATGCGACACCTTGCATTTCAGACTGACAGATGATTATGGTAAATGGCTGGGCAGTGGGACAGGTGGTTTGCACCAGATATCACTCCCATATAAGTCAGATATACCACTCGACACATCGCGTCTATATATTTTGCAAATCAAACAGATAATGAAAGATGACCCACTAATCGGTGTTGAAAAGGTGGGTATTAAAATAATAGAGAAAATTTGA